The following proteins are co-located in the Dioscorea cayenensis subsp. rotundata cultivar TDr96_F1 unplaced genomic scaffold, TDr96_F1_v2_PseudoChromosome.rev07_lg8_w22 25.fasta BLBR01000323.1, whole genome shotgun sequence genome:
- the LOC120254049 gene encoding homeobox-leucine zipper protein GLABRA 2, which produces AGVFRNVKEKTVEDGEEENGVEKSSSENNGGAWQSEDDVVEVDEDGEVGNGKKRKKYHRHTADQIRVMEGLFKDSPHPDEKQREQLSKQLGLAPRQVKFWFQNRRTQIKALQERHENSLLKTEMEKLQEENKSLREMIKKACCPNCGLAISSKDTVMTSEEQQLRIENARLKAEVKELTEVKNGTPRHSLSMMASADEIVNPISMDCHSGFFGLEKSMMLETLEHALEELIKMATLQEPMWIRSFETGREILNYDEYIQEFSPKISSNGNVRKRIEASRESGIVFLDISSLLKAFMDAKKWKEMFPFMISKAATMYVIFNGENGNINGSAQLMFTELQMVTPMVPTREIYFVRYCKKLSNNRWAILDVSIDEIEDNIDVSLMKCRKRPSGCIIEEKPNGHCMVTWVEHMECQKGPIPSIYRSIISTGLAFGAHHWMATLQLQCERIVFFMATNVPTKDSNGVSNIAGRRSILKLAQRMTSSFCEAIGSSKCRSWTKASTKNHEEIFYTSRKNNNEPGEPLGLILCSVSSTWLPISPTTLYNFLREDSRRDDWDVMLFGGPTKTIANIAKGQDHGNMVTIHARSEENNSNPWVVQDSCKNSFEFMIVYSPVDVACMHAVMNGCDSNNIAILPCGFSIIPDNMGTRPLVITSKPEEKAIEEGSLLTIAFQMVASSSPSMEMSMGSLETINNLVSCTLGNIKEAMNYVDE; this is translated from the exons GCAGGTGTGTTTCGAAATGTAAAAGAGAAAACGGTGGAGGACGGCGAGGAGGAGAATGGGGTGGAGAAGAGTAGTAGTGAGAACAATGGAGGTGCATGGCAGTCAGAAGATGATGTTGTAGAAGTTGATGAAGATGGAGAGGTTGGCAAtggcaaaaagaggaaaaagtaTCACAGGCATACAGCTGACCAAATTAGAGTTATGGAAGG GTTATTCAAGGATTCGCCTCATCCAGATGAAAAGCAAAGGGAACAACTAAGCAAGCAATTAGGACTTGCTCCAAGACAAGTCAAGTTCTGGTTTCAAAACAGACGCACTCAAATCAag GCACTGCAAGAGAGGCATGAAAATTCGCTACTGAAGACAGAAATGGAGAAACTACAAGAGGAAAACAAGTCCTTGAGGGAGATGATAAAGAAAGCTTGTTGTCCTAACTGTGGCTTGGCAATCTCTAGTAAAGACACGGTAATGACCTCTGAAGAACAACAACTTCGTATCGAGAATGCTCGGCTTAAAGCAGAGGTTA AAGAACTGACAGAAGTAAAGAACGGAACTCCGAGACATAGCTTATCGATGATGGCAAGTGCTGATGAAATAGTGAACCCGATTTCAATGGATTGCCATAGTGGTTTCTTTGGACTAGAGAAATCGATGATGTTGGAGACCCTTGAACATGCACTTGAAGAACTCATTAAGATGGCCACATtacag GAGCCAATGTGGATCAGAAGCTTTGAAACAGGCAGGGAAATATTGAATTATGACGAGTACATTCAAGAATTTTCACCAAAAATTTCCAGTAATGGGAATGTAAGGAAGCGTATTGAGGCCTCTAGGGAATCAGGCATTGTCTTTTTGGACATCTCAAGTTTGCTCAAAGCTTTCATGGATGCG aaaaaatggaAGGAGATGTTTCCATTCATGATCTCCAAAGCAGCTACAATGTACGTTATATTTAACGGAGAAAATGGCAATATTAACGGTTCCGCAcaattg ATGTTTACAGAGCTTCAAATGGTCACACCAATGGTACCAACGAGAGAAATCTATTTTGTTCGGTATTGCAAGAAATTGAGCAACAATAGATGGGCCATTCTTGATGTGTCCATTGATGAAATTGAAGATAATATAGATGTTTCATTAATGAAATGTAGGAAAAGGCCCTCAGGCTGCATCATAGAGGAAAAACCTAATGGTCATTGCATG GTGACATGGGTGGAGCACATGGAATGTCAAAAGGGCCCAATTCCATCAATTTATCGATCGATAATCAGCACAGGACTTGCATTTGGAGCTCATCATTGGATGGCAACACTTCAACTCCAATGTGAGAGGATTGTTTTCTTCATGGCAACCAATGTCCCAACAAAGGATTCTAATG GAGTGTCCAATATTGCCGGAAGAAGGAGCATTCTAAAGCTAGCTCAACGGATGACTTCAAGTTTTTGTGAGGCCATTGGCTCATCTAAATGCCGATCATGGACTAAAGCATCAACTAAAAATCATGAAGAAATCTTCTATACATCTAGAAAGAACAACAACGAGCCTGGTGAGCCTCTTGGGTTAATCCTTTGTTCAGTTTCATCAACATGGTTGCCTATTTCTCCAACAACTCTATATAATTTCCTACGGGAAGACTCAAGAAGAGATGAC tGGGATGTCATGCTATTTGGAGGTCCGACAAAAACCATAGCCAACATAGCAAAAGGACAAGACCATGGAAACATGGTCACTATACAT GCAAGGAGTGAAGAGAATAATAGTAATCCGTGGGTTGTCCAGGACAGTTGCAAGAACTCCTTTGAGTTTATGATAGTCTACAGTCCTGTGGAcgttgcatgcatgcatgcggTAATGAACGGTTGTGATTCAAACAACATTGCCATCTTGCCATGTGGCTTTTCCATAATCCCTGATAATATGGGAACAAGGCCTCTTGTTATCACTTCTAAGCCAGAGGAGAAAGCCATAGAAGAGGGATCATTGCTCACAATAGCCTTCCAAATGGTTGCTAGTTCTTCTCCCTCAATGGAGATGTCAATGGGTTCTCTTGAAACTATAAATAACCTTGTGTCATGCACTTTGGGTAACATTAAGGAAGCCATGAATTATGTGGATGAGTAA